Genomic window (Rosa chinensis cultivar Old Blush chromosome 6, RchiOBHm-V2, whole genome shotgun sequence):
CTGATATTCTAATCAGAGACATCCCACCTTTTAGTTAAAGACAATACATGGGTTCCTTGGCAAGTCATGGAGCTGCACAAGCAGCTAATTTTCATGAGATTCTGAATCTCTGGGGATACACAGACCAGGAAAGTTGGCATTTGTTTGGCTTCTACTACGCAACAAATTAACTAAAGccagagaagaaagaaatttgaGATCCTCAAGTGGAACCCTTTGTAGTGAGGAAGAGTAGGAAAGGAAATAGGATTCGAGATAGAGCTGGGGTTAACCCTTCTAATacaacaaaatgaaaaacaCAACTTTTACAATCATTTTGTCATGTTACAACAATCAGAGTACCCAAATTTAGTGTACTTGTACGAACACCAATTCAACCCAGTACATAACATAAAGAAACCAATAAACACATAAACCCTCTTTTATCTTAACCGGGTACTAGACAAACCAGCTCTTATGAATTTTGATAAATACAGCAGGACATGATCGTTTCAGTAGTAGCCACACTTACAAGCATGCCTGCACTTCCAACATGGTGGCATCATATAGGGCTTCTTCGTTTCCATTGATGACAACCAGTGAACAATGGCAAGCAACAGCAATGGTGCGGCTATGAGACCAAAATTGATCTCAAATTTGGGGGCTGCGACCTCAAAAGACGAGATCAAAGTTGACAAGAGAAGAAGTACAACAGTCACTGCCAAGAAGACCAGAACTGGGTATGAAGAAGGGGCTTCTGGTCTATAACAATGATGACCCATCAAGATTCAATGACCGTTCTTTCTCAATGAGAGTTTATTTCAGAAGAAATATAGGTAGAATTTGAAACCGACATATAAAAAAAAGACTTCTACATCCAAGTTTATATCTAGACCGCACAAGTATTTATGTTTGGTTCATTTGGAGTTCTAGAATTTGGTGGTTGCTCTCAAATCTCAATCAATCGTTATCATACCAGCCTAATGATACCATAAAGGAATATTATCACTAAATGATCCAAATGACATAGGGCCGGCTGAAGAGGGTAGTGGGTGGACAAGGCATTTTACATAAAAATCCATATTCGGGTAGAGGTCATTTTCAGTAACTCACAATTGGAGGGTTAGGATCTTAGATATTAGGTAGGAGAGGCTCTTGTTGGCATACCATTCTTGCAATCTAGCTGAGTCAATTCCATCCGATCAATGGTTTAGACTGACAGTGTGATTACAGCTACAGCATACCACAATAAGACACTGAAAATAAAATATCTCATCATACAATGATATACCAAAGGTGGAAAAATTTCACTTCATAAGACATGTTGATTCCTTCTTAAAAGGTCACCTTTTAGGTAGTTTACCTACAACATGACTTCTGGTTATCCAATTTAGTGATAACAAGCAGCTTTGTTACTTTCACGTCCAAATCGTTAGCCTAATGTATAAGAAAGATATCACTACAAAAATATTATCACATAGGTAAGATGTTACCCTATTTCTAACGTGGTAAAAGAGTCACATAGGCAGATTCAAGTGATGATGCAGGTATATCCTACCACAGAAATAAGCTTCGCTTAGACTTTTCCCTGGTACTGGAAATTGAGTTCGTAATCGTGCTTCAAGGTTGCCAAAGTGTTTCTGCAAGGACCctctacacaaacaagaagAATATGAGAAATCAATTCCTTTCAATCATATCTTTTATCAAGTCAAAAATTGTTTACCTCCAAATGAGGTATGAAGACGTTGAAGATCATCAGGTGAGCAAACATCTATCAGCGCATATACACCTGGTCTTAGAGCTTCATCTATTTCCCTGCAAGTCCATAGGATAGTTCAGACTACATATAAGGgacacttcaaaaaaaaaaaaaatattgatttttggAGATTGTAATTGGTGCATTCGCGCATACTTATTTCAAGTGATATCGTCCTCTGACTGATGCAGAATAAGATCAAATGATTAAAATACTTTATTTTGGGTTAATCTTAGGAACATTAAAAATTAGCATGTTGGTTATCTCCCATTGATTCCTTGTTGTCCCAGGTCTATCTCTTCCCATTGTTTCTCCTCTCTTAAACCTAATCTTCCCTTCTGTTCTGAACCTATCTCTAAATTCTCAAATCTGCCATTCGGTTCCACATCATTCATTTCATAGAAATTGGAACAGATGGCATCATTTCATACTCAAGTTTCTGGAGATTGGGAAAAAGAATATATGATATGAACATAGGTCTACACCAACCTCGCCCCTTCTCCACCAATCAAAGGCCAGCATTAATCTTAATTTAGAATAAGGCACCAATATcagttttaagttttaactaATTAATCTGCTGTGCCTTTTATGTTCACTgggaaacaacaaatatatttcAAGGTAGCAAAAATTACCTTTTGATGCCTGTTTTGCGGGGGCCATATCCTGAATAAACCCGTATGTAATAAGCTAAAAAGTGGTAACAGTGTGGACCAAAGACCTCTTTTTGATGTCTTAGCTGCAAAACAGATATGATAAAACCAGGTGACGAAGTTATTTTCTCCTTTTGGTATTCAGTCAAATTAAAGTCAAAACTATAATCTAAATTAGAATGATACTATCAGTGAGCACCTACCTCTTCATAAATCCTTCTGAGAAAACATGCACATTTGACTCCTTCTTCTACTTCCCATGAAAAGAAGCCTTCCCTGGCTACCACAACAGCATCCAATGTCTCCAAACAATAAAGAAGAACACGAACAGAAGCTTGAAGTAGAGCAACATACCCCTCGCATTCACTAGAAATTACAAAAGAATTACTGTAATTCTTAGCACAGTCTACTTGATGAGTAATGTAAAATTAATATAGACCATTTCAAACATCTTTGACAATCAATTTGCAAAATATGAATATCAAAAGTTTAAAGTTCTTACGCATACTATACCTCTTCCCACCTGATCTTtatgttttcagttttggcCCTAAGCTTAATAGTCTATTGCACACTTCGCAAGTCTTTACTATGAAATTTTTAATACCAAATGAATATAAATACCTTTTGTGATGCTTCACAACATTATGCAATAATCGGCAGCAAGCAGAATATAGACCGATTGAGTATTGCCTATCTATGCCAGAGACATGTACACTTGCTACAGGATCGGATGGTTGGTTATTtggacttgttgaagaatcattTGGAACAGGACATTTAGAATGTTTTAACAGATGGAAATCTTCAAAAAGTGCTGAAGGTATACGTAACGAGTGCGCTACATGCCAGAGATCCATCTTGTATATTGCATGCTTGCCAGAAATTCTTGCCAGTACATCAACACACATAAGAATGACTGTTCCTGGATCTGGATCAGTATCATCTTTACTCAGAGTTAATCTCTCATAGAAGATTAGTGGACTCTGCAGATGCAGAATAACATTGAACATGCAGGCAATTAACCTCTGAATGTATTTTTTAACCACAATCAAATTGCGTCCTGAAACACAAATAAAAGGTCAGAGCATGTCCAAAGAACTTCAATGATATACACTTGAATCCATACAATAGCTGAAGGGAATTATTATACATGTACACTTTTCTTCCAATGTGGTAATATGTCATTGCATTTAATTCACACTTCTGTATGGCTAGAACATAAGTCATAGGATAAGTAGCTAAAAGAGGTCCTTATGTGAAGCAATTGCTATAGACATACAGTTCCATTCATCAATGCAGTAGCTTAACTTATGCATAGCTAAATAGGGAATTAATGCAGTAGAACCATTTCATACGCTCTATAAATGTGTGATATAATATTACCTGAAACAAATTCCAGAACCAAATCCAAGCAATCAATGCCAGATGCAACAATTGAAGAAACCTTTCCTCCAACTTCACTTCCAACACATATGTCATACCTCACTGTGCACCCTTCCCGCACACCAACTAGGGCTCTTTCGATAGCTTGAACTGCAGATTGGAGATGCAACTCTGTTGATTTCTTTATGAACACTGCAAATGACGACCTCAACCTAGCTTTGAATTCATCCAATAAATATTCCCAGCGAGAAAAAGATGATGCTTCAGAAAATCTCCTTTCTCCTAAGGGTGTGTTGGTGCTTGTTTCATGAGATGCAAGAGTTGCTCTTTTCCCTTGTAAAGTTATGCATTTCCCTAGAGCCCGTAACTGTAGCTGAACCATCTTGTCAAACAAATCTCTGGATAAGGTAGGATTAGTCAAAGGAAAATGATTCCCTAATTCTTCCAGATACTTCAGAACACCATCTAAACACACAAAATAATAGAAGTGTGGCACCTGACCTGCGTCCGCTGATTCCAATAACAAGACTTGCATAATGCCAGCAAACTTATGCACCAAGCTTGACAACATGGGAGCGCTCTTAATATGCAAATTTAGCCTTAAAATAGCAGAAGAGGCAATTAACAACTGCCTCAGTAAGAATGCTGCGTTGGGGAAATCACCTTTTAGCATGCTTCTCAACAAAGGCTTATTTAAAGATTGCAGTTCAAATGAATCAACAGCAGTGAGAACAGTAACAACACTATTTGCATCTTTCAAGCgcggtcttcttcttctaccaATTACAGAGTCTTCACAGATGTCAGATGATGCTGAGCACGTCACTGCAACGGCAGATTCATCCTGCAGTCCACCACATGCCATATCAGTGTCAGCATCATCGCCTTCCGGCAAAATCTTCTCTGCACCCAAAAATCTAAATTGTAGCCCGACTTCTGAAGATTATAGGCATGACATATAGTTGTAGACTGCTGATTATCGTCAAGAATAAACATTTGTAGTAGAAGACTAGAAATTTCTTCAAAAACCTTTATACAGAGGTTGAGTTCGGAGATTGGTTCAAGTTTCCACCTTGACAACTTAGCTTTCTCATCACTATTTCTCCCATCTGTGTCGATCACAACGCATGCTAGGCCCCATAAAAACCCACTAAAACACGAAATTAGGGAAGCAAACTTGTTCAAATTTAAAGCATCAACAGAAACTTCCTCTTTTCCATTACAAATGCCATTCTTCACATTTACAAGTAAGATCTGCATCTGTTCCTTCAAAATCTTAGCAACAACGTTTACACTTTTCCAGGCTTCAATATAATTGGACGAATTCAATAAACTTCTCTGTTCTTGGGCACATCCAAAATTCAGCTCAGCAACCTCAAGGAAACGAACAGCATGATTGGATTGATATTTATTTAACGTCAGAAACACATAAAATGTGTGATCCATTAATGCCAAGATCATATCATGAACTTGATGATAAATATCTTTTGAGAATGATTCTTGAAGCCCAGCAACCATATGGACTGACTTGTAAAGCCATGAAACTGGAAATAAATCCTCAAAGAGTACAGTGTCTGAGGTTCGACCGGCTACTGTCTCCTCACAAGCAGTAATTATACATCTTAAGGCCTTCCGACAGGACACAAACAATCTGAAGAGCTCATAATAATAAGTTGAGTATGAAGCATTCTGATAATCTAATAAGCCGCCAACAACAATCCTGAAAAATACAGAACTGGCTATATTAACAAATGCCTGGATTGAATGGATACAAATATTAACTTCAATTCAAATTGAAAGGAAACCACACAATATTACTTTTCATGAGATATGAATTCTTGAGACTACTGGGGAAAAAGGTTCACATATACATAATGAGGTACTATTATCTTCACCCATGAAGTATTAGAAAAAAATATCAGAATCAGAAAGTGTATCAAGAataacaaaaacagaaacagaaagaaacaaacaagagTCTAACCAAATTCCTCTCTTTTGCATACATTTTATGGAACTATGTTCAGAAAATAGaacaacaaaaacagaaacagaaagaaaacaTCACTGAACTGGACAACCATTTTAATCTTAGAACCCAACTCAACTAATTGAATATTTCATTTTATTGACTATTTCGAATTGGGAATGATAATTACTCAGTATAGAAGAATTCTtatcttttacttcttttaagCAATAAGAACTGTATTGATTGTTGGACCATACATCAAACCCATGAAAGCTCATACCTTTCGAGGTTCAGAATAGAAGTCACATAACATGAAAATGATCTCGTGTCCAGATGACCTTTTGGCATGCAACTCAAAAGATTAAGCAAACTCTGACAAGCTGTAAATTTCATGATGGTAGATGGTTGGGAGTTTTGTCCCTTGCAACTTGAGGCTGAGGAACAATCAAATACATTGAGTTTGTTGCAGGAAATAGCCAATGATGAGTTCTCTAAATCACTTAAGACATTTGGCCAATTAGGTGATGATTTGAATTTAACATTGCCGGATGGAAAGTCGCTGATGAATGGTAATGTAGATTTCTCCAATGCACGGCAGAACCTCTTTGCAAAATACCTGCAGACAAACTAATACAagagataaaaataaatacCCTGATTGAGATTAACAGTAAATAAAAAGTGTGAAACAAAAAGAATCCCCAAAAAGatacaaataaaaatattttgcaaGATACAACTTtgtgtgtgagtgtgtgtgCATGTACATCACGTGAGGGTCAGGGGAATCACCATTTGATCTTTGAAAGATGCTTACTCTTTGCTCATACAGACTGGAATCAATAAAGCACTGTGATGAGATTTGATGCAATGCCACATTCTTCAGCCTGTCAGCTTCATGGTTCTTGTGCTCTATAACCACCCCAAAGCTGCTTCTTACATAGGGAATTGAAGTATGGATTAAAAGAGAAAGGAATCTCTTCAAATCCTTTTTAGAGGCATGAGGGCACCATGCATGAATATTTTGGCAAACTACCCACCAAAGTGCAGTTGGCAATGACTTCTTGTTCACAGAGCAAATACTGAAATCCCATTCATCACTTTCATAGTCAACCATCTTATTATTAGTCGTATCAGCAGAAATGAATATTCGCTGTTGATCTTCAGACACTAATGAGAGGTGCCCCATCATAAATCCCGTGAGTCCTGCTGCCTCTTGCCTCAAAGAAGAGATGTCCGCAACTTGCACCAGATTGTCACCATTTtcaatcaaatattcaaaagaCTTTATACGACTATTCAAATCTACAAGCCTTTCACAAGCCATAGTATGCATTAGATAAGTTAAAGGACAAGAATCAGCTGCACAGTCCTTACAAAAGATGTTTGAAACAGATTGAAtaacagaaaaaagagaagctGAAGGTTGTACAATCCAAGAGAAAAATCCCCCATTGATCCAATCAGACATTTCCATCCAATCCCTGCCAGAGAATGAAGAGAACGAATCTCCCATTTCTGCAGACATCTTTCTTGATAAATCTGGAGGCATAAGGATTGCTGCTTGCCTATATAAGCATCGGCAGGAGCTATACAATcgaaagaagaacaaaactaCCCAATAAGTGGAGACTTCAAATAtcatatatttgtttttgtttctagtGATCACATTGTCGGAATCTTTTACCGCGACAGACCATAGGAATTTGTTTACAGCATCCTCCTGCTGTGGTCCAACCAGATTGCTCATGCAAGGGAAAATCACTCTAATTAATTCCATTATAGAAGCGCCCAGAAGGTTACAGTTTCCAGTTGTGACAATCAATGACTCTAGGAATAATGCATATATTTCTGACAACCCTCTCCCGAAAAGTTCAGCTTCCAGATTAAAATTGTGCAAGCTACTTAGATGgcattcagaaaattctttTTCATCAGCCTCCGAACAACTAACTTTCATCCACTCTAGAGATTCTGATATATCCAATGTTAACTGCCGAATACATTGACTTGCTTGTCCTTCTGGTATGGACTTCATTGCTTTATGAATTGCAATTTTGAATTCATGTGCAGATAATAGCATTTCCACAGCTTTTGCATATGCTTCACCATGAAAAGGAATGACAAATCTAGTATAGTTCAGTTCACCATCGCTATTATGTAAATTAATAACCCTTATTGCTTTACACAATGCAAAGATAGTATTATTCACCTGCAATGGTGCAATAGGAGAACCGATGGGATTACAATCACAATCACAAGTACAAGAAAACTttgaaagaacaaaacaaattaTCAGAAGAAACTAAACTGAAGACTTCcatatataaaacataattaaaaatatacaGTTAAAAGCTGGAAAATGCTTAATCAAAGAGCATTTTACTAACCTGGCGAAGTTGACTATAGAGCATAATTAATTGGCATCCAATATCTGTTATCTTGGAGAATAATGAGCATCTATCCGGAGAATCCACCAAAGAAAGCCCAATGGCCCAGTAAGAGAGGATCATTAACCACAAGCTTACTAGATCATTCTCTAGAACATCATATTCAATTTCCATAAGATAGCCAACAGCAGAAAGTACCTCATTTGCTATTAGAGTAAAATTATCTGAGTGTGTAACTGACAACTGAATTaaatctgaggacaatgagaTGATAATATTATAAACCTTCTTCAAGAAATTAAGAGAAGCTCCCTCAGAGGCATCCTCTGTTCTCACATAAATCTTTTCATGCATAAAGACCGAAAGTACATTATTTATAGCTTTAAGTGTGCAATGAATATCCAACAATTCAGGGCCCACTTTCAGCTTAGTTTCAAGAAAGCCATTGATCTCAAGCAAAAGAGGCTCCATAATCAGTACAAAAAAATCGTGAAGTGACTTTCGTGTTCCTGGATTGAAACTAGTTGAGCAATAATTCTTTTCAACAATACGACTCTCAGAAGACATCATAGACGTTTGACCCAATGAACTATCTTCTAACAGCCTTGAACCTTCACTCTTCCCCATCATTTTGGTACTTGCAGTCAGCGCTGAATCCCTCTTTAGCTTTTTAACTTGATCAATAAGCAAGTGAAACAATACTCCTATGCTTTCTACTGCAAATGCATTCTTTGCAGCTAAAATTCCTTCCACTTTATCAAATAAATGTCTATGATAACTCTGGTTGATTGTTTTAGAATCTTTTGACTTCCCATCATTGGATGTGGCGTCTTTTTCAGTACTGCATAAGCTCAAAAACCCATCAATGTGGAGCGGGTGATATAGCCCATGAGATAATACATCTTCAACAA
Coding sequences:
- the LOC112170216 gene encoding uncharacterized protein LOC112170216 isoform X1, whose protein sequence is MADSGANPKQRQPKKNKKKRKQSGPEESERLLKTNRTNSSENENEPEDQNFEVGEAEKPNQGGPWRNLELILSIQNRELDLHKKVELAHGFVMSRVKEEGGSSDEDNQAVNMSRLVIFVSDWVQSLLISEGKKVESGGEKHQAEVVYTYLDLRCWEIFKFCLEESLKLNVSLTFSRNLLRSICWIARSALSLLNKTFIGEGLRLYTTVLDCISLVFSSQEGFSNENLDMWITTVSSVLDLGHKCYCEAPASGNEGVLVFQFLCLVLEPFARFLRAHARKDGFRDFSNKLLEPLLHLLGLLHLQIGGSNPGWTRNILKLVEDVLSHGLYHPLHIDGFLSLCSTEKDATSNDGKSKDSKTINQSYHRHLFDKVEGILAAKNAFAVESIGVLFHLLIDQVKKLKRDSALTASTKMMGKSEGSRLLEDSSLGQTSMMSSESRIVEKNYCSTSFNPGTRKSLHDFFVLIMEPLLLEINGFLETKLKVGPELLDIHCTLKAINNVLSVFMHEKIYVRTEDASEGASLNFLKKVYNIIISLSSDLIQLSVTHSDNFTLIANEVLSAVGYLMEIEYDVLENDLVSLWLMILSYWAIGLSLVDSPDRCSLFSKITDIGCQLIMLYSQLRQVNNTIFALCKAIRVINLHNSDGELNYTRFVIPFHGEAYAKAVEMLLSAHEFKIAIHKAMKSIPEGQASQCIRQLTLDISESLEWMKVSCSEADEKEFSECHLSSLHNFNLEAELFGRGLSEIYALFLESLIVTTGNCNLLGASIMELIRVIFPCMSNLVGPQQEDAVNKFLWSVAVKDSDNVITRNKNKYMIFEVSTYWVVLFFFRLYSSCRCLYRQAAILMPPDLSRKMSAEMGDSFSSFSGRDWMEMSDWINGGFFSWIVQPSASLFSVIQSVSNIFCKDCAADSCPLTYLMHTMACERLVDLNSRIKSFEYLIENGDNLVQVADISSLRQEAAGLTGFMMGHLSLVSEDQQRIFISADTTNNKMVDYESDEWDFSICSVNKKSLPTALWWVVCQNIHAWCPHASKKDLKRFLSLLIHTSIPYVRSSFGVVIEHKNHEADRLKNVALHQISSQCFIDSSLYEQRFVCRYFAKRFCRALEKSTLPFISDFPSGNVKFKSSPNWPNVLSDLENSSLAISCNKLNVFDCSSASSCKGQNSQPSTIMKFTACQSLLNLLSCMPKGHLDTRSFSCYVTSILNLERIVVGGLLDYQNASYSTYYYELFRLFVSCRKALRCIITACEETVAGRTSDTVLFEDLFPVSWLYKSVHMVAGLQESFSKDIYHQVHDMILALMDHTFYVFLTLNKYQSNHAVRFLEVAELNFGCAQEQRSLLNSSNYIEAWKSVNVVAKILKEQMQILLVNVKNGICNGKEEVSVDALNLNKFASLISCFSGFLWGLACVVIDTDGRNSDEKAKLSRWKLEPISELNLCIKVFEEISSLLLQMFILDDNQQSTTICHAYNLQKSGYNLDFWVQRRFCRKAMMLTLIWHVVDCRMNLPLQ
- the LOC112170216 gene encoding uncharacterized protein LOC112170216 isoform X2, with the protein product MADSGANPKQRQPKKNKKKRKQSGPEESERLLKTNRTNSSENENEPEDQNFEVGEAEKPNQGGPWRNLELILSIQNRELDLHKKVELAHGFVMSRVKEEGGSSDEDNQAVNMSRLVIFVSDWVQSLLISEGKKVESGGEKHQAEVVYTYLDLRCWEIFKFCLEESLKLNVSLTFSRNLLRSICWIARSALSLLNKTFIGEGLRLYTTVLDCISLVFSSQEGFSNENLDMWITTVSSVLDLGHKCYCEAPASGNEGVLVFQFLCLVLEPFARFLRAHARKDGFRDFSNKLLEPLLHLLGLLHLQIGGSNPGWTRNILKLVEDVLSHGLYHPLHIDGFLSLCSTEKDATSNDGKSKDSKTINQSYHRHLFDKVEGILAAKNAFAVESIGVLFHLLIDQVKKLKRDSALTASTKMMGKSEGSRLLEDSSLGQTSMMSSESRIVEKNYCSTSFNPGTRKSLHDFFVLIMEPLLLEINGFLETKLKVGPELLDIHCTLKAINNVLSVFMHEKIYVRTEDASEGASLNFLKKVYNIIISLSSDLIQLSVTHSDNFTLIANEVLSAVGYLMEIEYDVLENDLVSLWLMILSYWAIGLSLVDSPDRCSLFSKITDIGCQLIMLYSQLRQVNNTIFALCKAIRVINLHNSDGELNYTRFVIPFHGEAYAKAVEMLLSAHEFKIAIHKAMKSIPEGQASQCIRQLTLDISESLEWMKVSCSEADEKEFSECHLSSLHNFNLEAELFGRGLSEIYALFLESLIVTTGNCNLLGASIMELIRVIFPCMSNLVGPQQEDAVNKFLWSVAVKDSDNVITRNKNKYMIFEVSTYWVVLFFFRLYSSCRCLYRQAAILMPPDLSRKMSAEMGDSFSSFSGRDWMEMSDWINGGFFSWIVQPSASLFSVIQSVSNIFCKDCAADSCPLTYLMHTMACERLVDLNSRIKSFEYLIENGDNLVQVADISSLRQEAAGLTGFMMGHLSLVSEDQQRIFISADTTNNKMVDYESDEWDFSICSVNKKSLPTALWWVVCQNIHAWCPHASKKDLKRFLSLLIHTSIPYVRSSFGVVIEHKNHEADRLKNVALHQISSQCFIDSSLYEQRVFCKEVLPCIGEIYITIHQRLSIRQC